One region of Arvicola amphibius chromosome 3, mArvAmp1.2, whole genome shotgun sequence genomic DNA includes:
- the LOC119809523 gene encoding 60S ribosomal protein L21-like translates to MTNTKGKRRDTRYMFSRPFRKQGVVPLDTYIRIYKKGNIVDIKGMGTVQKGMPHKCYHGKTGRVYNVTQHAVGTIVNKQVKGKILAKRINVRIEHIKHSKSRDSFLKRVKENDQKKKEAKEKGTWVQLKRQPAPPREAHFVRTNGKEPELLEPIPYEFMA, encoded by the coding sequence ATGacaaacacaaagggaaagaggagggacaCTCGCTATATGTTCTCTAGGCCCTTTAGGAAACAAGGAGTTGTTCCTTTGGACACGTACATACGAATTTACAAGAAGGGCAATATTGTAGATATCAAGGGAATGGGCACTGTTCAAAAAGGAATGCCCCATAAATGTTACCATGGCAAAACTGGAAGAGTCTACAATGTCACCCAGCATGCTGTGGGCACCATTGTAAACAAGCAAGTTAAGGGCAAGATTCTTGCCAAGAGAATTAATGTGCGGATTGAACACATCAAGCACTCGAAGagcagagacagcttcctgaagcGGGTGAAGGAGAACgaccagaagaaaaaggaagccaaagagaagGGCACCTGGGTTCAGCTGAAGCGCCAGCCTGCTCCACCCAGAGAAGCACACTTTGTGAGGACTAACGGGAAGGAGCCTGAGCTGCTGGAGCCCATTCCATACGAATTCATGGCCTga